A region from the Flavobacteriales bacterium genome encodes:
- a CDS encoding SOS response-associated peptidase yields MCYGVKARTEMSLRIAKSRGDQKAVEQLTRLLSPFPELLAPGGHHFANAFAHPRMVVYTDDAPCDPQLSLWGLVPAWVKDDAQRKQLWNQTLNARGESIFEKPAFRSSATSKRCLVHVEGFYEHHHFGKKTYPYFIRLKDRDHFALAGLWEVWKDPESGERVHTFSIVTTGANELLRRIHNNPGSGKSGPSDPRMPVILSPDDEALWLATITSTSDEEAIKGLIKPFPADGMVAHPVRPLLGKDGAGNSAAASEPFEYPELLLADPLA; encoded by the coding sequence ATGTGTTACGGTGTGAAGGCCCGCACGGAAATGTCGTTGCGCATTGCCAAGAGCCGCGGCGACCAAAAGGCCGTGGAGCAGCTCACCCGCCTGCTCAGCCCTTTCCCTGAACTGCTTGCTCCAGGTGGGCATCATTTCGCGAACGCCTTTGCTCATCCACGGATGGTGGTGTACACCGACGATGCACCGTGCGATCCGCAGCTCTCGCTTTGGGGACTGGTGCCAGCATGGGTGAAGGACGACGCACAACGCAAGCAGCTCTGGAACCAAACACTGAACGCAAGGGGCGAGAGCATTTTCGAGAAGCCTGCGTTCCGTTCTTCGGCGACCAGCAAGCGATGCCTTGTGCATGTTGAAGGGTTCTACGAGCATCATCACTTCGGGAAGAAGACGTATCCGTATTTCATACGCTTGAAGGACCGCGATCACTTCGCTTTGGCCGGGTTGTGGGAGGTGTGGAAGGACCCGGAGAGCGGTGAACGCGTGCACACGTTCAGCATCGTCACCACAGGAGCGAACGAACTGCTCCGCCGCATACACAACAATCCCGGGTCAGGCAAGAGCGGACCGTCCGACCCGCGCATGCCGGTCATCCTCAGCCCGGACGACGAGGCGTTATGGTTGGCCACCATCACAAGCACATCGGATGAAGAAGCGATCAAGGGCCTCATCAAACCGTTCCCTGCAGATGGCATGGTGGCACATCCCGTGAGACCATTACTGGGCAAGGACGGTGCGGGCAACTCGGCCGCGGCCAGCGAACCGTTCGAGTACCCGGAACTGCTGTTGGCCGATCCGCTGGCCTGA